One Staphylococcus simiae genomic region harbors:
- a CDS encoding GTP pyrophosphokinase: MYVERKPSLYLEDLRNDFKNSLNMFQDGDEAFDTLLGFVELDHIYSSALQEISTKLSILDDNFNHMYKHNPIHHMERRVKEMRSLIEKLKRKGLEISAASAKENIMDIAGIRVVCNYLEDIYVVEEMLLKQEDVKLMKRKDYIKHPKDNGYRSLHIVVSIPVFLAERVEIVPVEIQIRTIGMDMWASLEHKIRYKNDAETENYKDLLKQCASEITDVENKMQQIHSEISD, encoded by the coding sequence ATGTATGTTGAACGCAAACCATCATTATATTTAGAAGATTTACGCAATGATTTTAAGAATAGTTTGAATATGTTTCAAGATGGTGATGAAGCATTTGATACATTACTAGGGTTTGTAGAATTGGATCATATTTATTCATCAGCCCTACAAGAAATAAGTACAAAATTAAGTATTTTAGATGATAATTTTAATCATATGTATAAACACAATCCAATCCATCACATGGAACGTAGAGTCAAAGAAATGCGTAGTTTAATAGAAAAATTAAAGCGTAAAGGATTAGAAATTAGTGCAGCTAGTGCTAAAGAAAATATTATGGATATTGCCGGTATACGTGTGGTCTGTAATTATTTAGAAGATATTTATGTTGTTGAAGAAATGTTATTAAAACAAGAAGATGTTAAGTTGATGAAGCGTAAAGACTACATTAAGCATCCGAAAGACAATGGATATCGTAGTTTGCATATTGTTGTTAGTATTCCAGTATTTTTAGCAGAACGTGTAGAAATCGTCCCAGTAGAAATACAAATAAGAACGATTGGTATGGATATGTGGGCAAGTTTAGAACATAAAATACGCTATAAAAACGATGCAGAAACGGAAAACTATAAAGATTTATTGAAACAATGTGCATCAGAAATTACCGATGTAGAAAATAAAATGCAACAAATTCATTCAGAAATTAGTGACTAG
- the gntK gene encoding gluconokinase, producing the protein MKYMIGVDIGTTSTKSVLYDEHGQFIMKHNIGYDLHTPNVDVSEENPDELFDAVLMTIKYVVREADIAPEDIKLVSFSAQMHSLIAMNDEHKRLTNNITWADNRASQYATLLNEQHQGFEIYQRTGTPIHPMSPLAKIFWMKHELQDIYEQTAMFADIKTYIFYQLFDEYVIDYSMASATGMFNLERLDWDDDVLAILGISRQQLPKVVPTTHILTGMKKRYATLMGLNEDTPFVIGASDGVLSNLGVNSYNKGEVAVTIGTSGAIRTVIDKPRTDYKGRIFCYVLTEDHYVIGGPVNNGGVVLRWLRDELLASEVETAKRLGVDPYDVLTQIASRVNPGADGLIFHPYLAGERAPLWNADARGSFFGLTLSHKKEHMIRAALEGVLYNLYTVYLALVEVMNESPTMIKATGGFAKSEVWRQMMADIFDTELMVPESYESSCLGACVLGLKAIGDIEDLSIVEKMVGATHNHLPQADNVEIYQQLVSIFIDLSRSLKDNYSQIADFQRKYMS; encoded by the coding sequence ATGAAATACATGATAGGTGTCGATATAGGCACAACAAGTACCAAATCTGTACTTTATGATGAACATGGCCAATTTATTATGAAGCACAACATTGGTTATGATTTACATACTCCAAATGTCGATGTGTCAGAAGAGAATCCTGATGAACTCTTTGATGCAGTATTGATGACTATTAAATATGTCGTCAGAGAAGCGGATATTGCACCTGAAGATATTAAGCTTGTATCGTTCAGTGCCCAAATGCATAGTTTGATTGCTATGAATGACGAACATAAACGTTTAACAAATAATATTACTTGGGCAGACAACCGTGCGTCTCAATATGCAACATTGTTAAACGAACAGCACCAAGGCTTTGAAATTTATCAACGTACTGGTACACCCATTCATCCTATGTCACCGTTAGCAAAAATATTTTGGATGAAACATGAATTGCAAGACATTTATGAGCAAACGGCTATGTTTGCAGATATTAAAACATATATTTTTTACCAGTTGTTTGATGAATATGTGATTGATTATTCAATGGCATCAGCTACAGGCATGTTTAATTTAGAACGCTTAGACTGGGATGACGATGTTTTAGCAATTTTAGGCATTTCTAGACAACAATTGCCGAAAGTTGTACCAACAACACACATTTTAACAGGAATGAAAAAACGTTATGCCACTTTGATGGGACTCAACGAAGATACACCATTTGTTATTGGTGCGAGTGATGGTGTGCTATCTAATCTAGGTGTTAATAGTTATAACAAAGGTGAAGTCGCTGTAACGATTGGCACATCTGGTGCGATACGTACGGTTATTGATAAACCACGTACAGACTATAAAGGACGTATCTTTTGTTATGTCTTAACAGAAGATCATTATGTCATTGGAGGTCCGGTTAATAATGGAGGTGTCGTTCTACGTTGGTTACGAGATGAATTACTTGCTAGCGAAGTCGAGACAGCTAAACGACTAGGCGTTGACCCTTATGATGTCTTGACCCAAATAGCTAGTCGTGTCAATCCAGGGGCAGATGGACTTATTTTCCATCCATATTTAGCAGGAGAAAGAGCGCCATTATGGAATGCAGATGCGCGTGGTTCGTTCTTTGGTTTAACGCTTTCTCATAAAAAGGAACATATGATACGTGCAGCTTTAGAAGGCGTATTATATAACCTTTATACAGTTTACTTAGCACTTGTCGAAGTGATGAACGAATCGCCGACAATGATTAAAGCTACGGGTGGATTTGCTAAAAGTGAAGTGTGGCGTCAAATGATGGCAGATATTTTTGATACAGAACTCATGGTGCCAGAAAGTTATGAAAGTTCTTGTCTAGGTGCCTGTGTACTAGGACTGAAAGCTATTGGTGACATTGAAGATTTGTCAATTGTAGAAAAGATGGTAGGTGCCACACATAATCATTTACCACAGGCTGACAATGTTGAAATATATCAACAACTCGTATCAATATTTATTGATTTAAGTCGCTCTTTAAAAGATAACTATAGTCAAATTGCAGATTTTCAACGTAAGTATATGTCTTAG
- a CDS encoding FUSC family protein, with amino-acid sequence MVIPALLGYLLGNFQFGLLVATGTLAHIYVFKGSPKSMLRTVILCNIAFAFCMILGTLTANEPLLFGILLLIVTVIPFYIFTALKIAGPSSTFFIVTFSLPINLPIAPEDALFRAFGILVGGVLATIAVILTIIVTKDKTEQQAINDDFDLLSRLLHSYNNQSEFEEVTKSAVNVFKASDKLLITSNSKNGKLSTNFQKLLLLHTSAQGIYSELLELNAKNIRPLPQDIIEMMDYIIKKVKKEDLSENVWGKEIDVIPQFDGLLHHILKIDEMIHADSHRIEHEAEIRTPLYTKRIYQNLTLDSLVFRNTLRYSAIMMAAIFIALMFDFDKAYWIPLSAHTTLLGTSTIHSLERGIARGLGTVLGVLALSVILLVTLPTPIAVIAMGIAAMLTEMFVGANYAFAVIFITIQVILLNGLASQNLTINIAFPRLIDVIMGVIIAIIGLFILGQRTASSLLPTVIAEVVRKEAIMFQYLFSSNGYQNERYQKTESLHLSVRMNNMTQVYSAANGELFSDKQKTQAYYPSIYALEEISFMLNRAMNNRHRYTIDDQQMGEYLVAFENIAKYFELGTDLSITTLRDLPQYNYIQAALMHIQLNSSTVNDLN; translated from the coding sequence ATGGTGATTCCAGCACTTCTTGGATATTTACTCGGAAATTTCCAATTTGGTTTATTAGTAGCCACCGGAACGTTAGCGCATATTTATGTTTTCAAAGGCTCACCTAAGTCAATGTTGCGTACAGTAATATTATGTAATATTGCCTTTGCATTTTGTATGATATTAGGTACTTTGACAGCTAATGAGCCATTATTATTTGGTATTTTATTATTAATTGTAACTGTCATACCGTTTTATATTTTTACAGCATTAAAAATAGCAGGACCGTCTTCGACATTTTTTATTGTAACGTTTAGTTTGCCAATCAATCTTCCTATCGCACCAGAAGATGCATTGTTTCGTGCCTTTGGAATTTTAGTTGGTGGTGTTTTAGCGACAATTGCCGTCATCTTAACGATCATAGTTACTAAAGATAAGACTGAACAACAAGCAATTAATGATGATTTCGATTTATTAAGTCGACTATTACATAGTTATAATAACCAAAGTGAATTTGAAGAAGTAACTAAATCTGCTGTGAATGTATTTAAAGCATCAGACAAATTATTAATTACTTCTAACTCAAAAAATGGTAAATTAAGTACTAATTTTCAAAAATTATTATTACTACATACATCAGCACAAGGTATTTATTCAGAATTACTAGAGTTAAATGCCAAAAATATTAGACCCTTACCTCAAGATATTATAGAAATGATGGATTATATTATAAAAAAAGTGAAAAAAGAGGATTTAAGTGAAAATGTTTGGGGTAAAGAAATCGATGTTATACCTCAATTTGATGGATTACTACATCATATCTTAAAAATCGATGAAATGATTCATGCAGATTCACATCGTATAGAACACGAAGCAGAAATACGCACCCCTTTATATACGAAACGTATATATCAAAATTTAACATTAGATTCATTAGTATTTAGAAATACGTTGCGTTATTCAGCTATTATGATGGCAGCGATTTTTATTGCACTCATGTTTGATTTTGACAAAGCGTATTGGATTCCACTATCAGCACATACAACACTTCTTGGAACTTCTACAATCCATTCTTTAGAAAGAGGTATAGCACGTGGTCTAGGAACAGTATTAGGTGTTCTAGCATTATCAGTTATCTTATTAGTGACGTTACCTACACCGATTGCGGTTATCGCTATGGGGATAGCAGCTATGTTAACTGAAATGTTCGTTGGAGCAAACTATGCTTTTGCGGTAATATTTATTACCATTCAAGTCATTTTATTAAATGGTTTAGCTTCTCAAAATTTAACAATAAATATTGCATTTCCACGATTAATCGACGTCATTATGGGTGTTATTATCGCAATAATTGGATTGTTTATCTTAGGACAACGTACGGCATCTTCTTTATTACCAACTGTTATTGCAGAGGTGGTTCGTAAAGAGGCCATAATGTTCCAATATTTATTCTCAAGTAATGGCTATCAAAATGAACGTTATCAAAAAACAGAATCATTACATTTATCAGTGAGAATGAATAATATGACTCAAGTGTATAGTGCAGCTAACGGCGAATTATTTAGTGATAAGCAAAAGACACAAGCATATTATCCGAGTATTTATGCATTAGAAGAAATTAGTTTTATGTTAAATAGAGCAATGAATAATCGTCATAGATATACGATTGATGATCAGCAAATGGGAGAGTATTTAGTTGCTTTCGAAAATATTGCCAAATATTTTGAACTAGGTACAGATTTATCAATAACTACATTACGGGACTTACCACAATATAATTATATTCAAGCAGCTTTAATGCATATCCAACTTAATAGTAGTACGGTTAATGATTTAAATTAA
- a CDS encoding GntR family transcriptional regulator, protein MTYGYPEKWLEGLTTGEGIAANLRLGIVNGNIQPQSLLTENQIAKQFNVSRSPVRDAFKLLQRDQLIQLERMGAQVLPFAEQEKKELYDLRLMLESFAFSRLKDQDRTAIVKEMKKQLEMMKVAVQFEDVESFTKHDFEFHEVLIKASHHQYLKSFWHHLKPVMESLILISMRQRMAHNPQDFERIHYNHQVFIDAVEQYDAQILKEAFHLNFDDVGKDIDGFWLN, encoded by the coding sequence ATGACTTATGGCTACCCTGAAAAATGGTTAGAAGGTTTAACAACTGGAGAAGGCATCGCAGCTAATTTGAGACTGGGTATTGTCAATGGCAATATTCAACCACAATCATTGTTAACGGAAAATCAAATTGCTAAACAATTTAATGTAAGTCGTTCTCCAGTTCGTGATGCATTTAAACTATTACAACGTGATCAATTAATTCAATTGGAAAGAATGGGAGCCCAAGTCTTACCTTTTGCTGAGCAAGAGAAAAAAGAGCTTTATGACTTACGTCTAATGCTTGAGTCTTTTGCCTTCTCTCGTCTTAAAGATCAAGATCGCACAGCAATTGTCAAAGAAATGAAGAAGCAACTTGAAATGATGAAAGTGGCAGTACAATTTGAAGATGTAGAATCATTCACGAAACATGATTTTGAGTTTCACGAAGTACTTATTAAAGCTTCCCATCATCAATATTTAAAATCTTTCTGGCATCATTTGAAACCAGTGATGGAGTCGCTCATTTTAATATCGATGAGACAAAGAATGGCACATAATCCACAAGACTTTGAGCGCATCCATTATAATCATCAAGTATTTATAGATGCTGTGGAACAATATGATGCTCAAATTTTAAAAGAAGCGTTTCATTTAAACTTTGATGACGTAGGTAAAGACATTGATGGTTTTTGGTTAAATTAA